One genomic segment of Amycolatopsis granulosa includes these proteins:
- a CDS encoding YbaB/EbfC family nucleoid-associated protein: MLEELQKVTENIPKTHQRMLAITGVAWSPDRMVKVVVGPRGQLVDLEIDPRVFRKPDAPGLQAAILAASAEAVAQVSAQIQEIMAEQFSPEFTELRNQLQFDGAGDMDYLYRADAEVYAERKDER; encoded by the coding sequence ATGCTGGAGGAACTGCAGAAGGTCACGGAAAACATTCCCAAGACGCACCAGCGGATGCTCGCCATCACCGGGGTCGCGTGGTCGCCGGACCGCATGGTCAAGGTGGTGGTCGGCCCCCGCGGGCAGCTCGTCGATCTGGAGATCGACCCCCGCGTGTTCCGCAAACCCGACGCGCCCGGCTTGCAGGCCGCCATTCTGGCGGCTTCCGCCGAAGCGGTCGCCCAGGTTTCGGCCCAGATCCAGGAGATCATGGCCGAGCAGTTCTCCCCGGAGTTCACCGAACTGCGCAACCAGCTCCAGTTCGACGGCGCCGGGGACATGGATTACCTGTACCGCGCCGATGCCGAGGTCTACGCCGAGCGGAAGGACGAGCGATGA
- a CDS encoding S8 family serine peptidase — MHAKRLRTALVTAATGLAVLTVAPPAAQAQQNCVVPGQLLVPVPWSQQLLAPDRVWPLSTGAGQRVAVVSTGITDNPLLAGHIAERANFAPPDTRPSGNPDCAGSGTGVSGIIAAQPSDAAGFHGVAPGAQILSAKVVGDQYPADRNPRGTVAPETLAAGINWAVDRNATVIAVPVITYDDSPALRGAVQRALSRDVVVVAAVGQRAANEPPGLVPYPAGYDGVIGVGSITENGGIAPDSRPTAVDLVAPGAHVITTYPNSGLGTASGTEFATAYVAGAAALVRAHLPHLSTQDVARRLFATATPAPEGTGSASYGYGLVNPYQAVSDEVVAGNPVALPPIVPTTVPPDVAARQAAEDRSDTWALVLAAAGLALVVLVTAIVAFGPRGRRRRWRAGLASVPQDRPEDERPEPPVELFSDRPKRS; from the coding sequence GTGCACGCCAAGCGTCTTCGAACGGCACTCGTCACCGCGGCGACCGGGCTCGCCGTCCTCACGGTGGCCCCACCGGCCGCGCAGGCCCAGCAGAACTGTGTCGTTCCGGGACAGCTTCTGGTTCCCGTCCCGTGGTCCCAGCAGTTGCTCGCCCCGGACCGGGTCTGGCCGCTGAGCACCGGAGCTGGGCAACGGGTGGCGGTCGTCAGCACGGGCATCACCGACAACCCGCTGCTCGCCGGGCACATCGCCGAGCGCGCAAACTTCGCGCCGCCGGACACCCGGCCCAGCGGCAACCCCGACTGCGCCGGCTCCGGCACCGGCGTGAGCGGCATCATCGCCGCACAACCGAGCGATGCGGCAGGATTCCACGGTGTGGCTCCCGGTGCGCAGATCCTGTCCGCGAAGGTCGTCGGTGACCAGTACCCGGCGGACCGGAACCCGCGCGGAACGGTGGCGCCCGAGACGCTGGCCGCGGGGATCAACTGGGCGGTCGACCGCAACGCGACCGTGATCGCGGTGCCGGTCATCACCTACGACGACAGCCCCGCGCTGCGCGGTGCCGTGCAGCGCGCGCTGTCCCGCGACGTCGTCGTCGTGGCTGCCGTCGGCCAGCGGGCGGCGAACGAGCCGCCCGGCCTGGTCCCCTATCCCGCCGGCTACGACGGCGTGATCGGCGTAGGCTCGATCACCGAGAACGGCGGCATCGCACCGGACTCCCGTCCCACCGCGGTGGACCTGGTGGCACCCGGGGCGCACGTGATCACGACCTACCCGAACAGCGGACTGGGCACCGCGTCCGGCACCGAGTTCGCCACCGCCTACGTGGCCGGCGCGGCCGCCCTGGTCCGCGCCCACCTGCCCCATCTGTCCACTCAGGACGTCGCCCGGCGTCTGTTCGCCACCGCGACGCCCGCTCCGGAGGGCACCGGCAGCGCATCCTACGGTTACGGCCTGGTGAACCCGTACCAAGCGGTGTCCGACGAGGTGGTGGCCGGCAACCCGGTGGCGCTGCCGCCGATCGTGCCGACGACGGTCCCGCCGGATGTCGCCGCCCGCCAGGCGGCCGAGGACCGCAGTGACACGTGGGCGCTGGTCCTCGCCGCGGCCGGTCTGGCCCTCGTGGTGCTGGTGACCGCGATCGTCGCGTTCGGACCGCGTGGCCGTCGCCGCCGCTGGCGTGCCGGGCTCGCGTCCGTCCCGCAGGACCGGCCCGAGGACGAGCGCCCCGAACCGCCGGTGGAACTGTTCAGCGACCGCCCCAAGCGGTCGTGA
- a CDS encoding WXG100 family type VII secretion target, with product MVLRYDGTVGDTGTTNITKSGELIQLFEQFKTRAKAILADDWKGAAARAFDDAQDIWNQRVNSYASTHNDMGNAVIRAAENAFEKDQQARGFFSI from the coding sequence ATGGTTCTGCGCTACGACGGCACGGTCGGCGACACCGGCACCACCAACATCACGAAGTCCGGCGAGCTGATCCAGCTGTTCGAGCAGTTCAAGACCAGGGCCAAGGCGATCCTGGCCGACGACTGGAAAGGTGCGGCGGCCAGGGCCTTTGACGACGCCCAGGATATCTGGAACCAGCGCGTCAACAGCTACGCCAGCACGCACAACGACATGGGCAACGCGGTGATCCGGGCAGCGGAGAACGCGTTCGAGAAGGACCAGCAGGCAAGGGGCTTTTTCAGCATCTGA
- the eccB gene encoding type VII secretion protein EccB, whose amino-acid sequence MPTRRDQLQAYQFMMQRVTSALIVHETDPELTPLRRGVGALFAGIMITVLVAAGFGVYGVFTGVGGTSWKTDGAVVIERETGATFVYRSGELQPTLNYASARLLTSAEKAGPYRVSGADLAGLARRPAVGIPGAPASLPPAGRAAATPWTMCSVLGRNFAGGPMTTTTLLVGQAMPGGTPLGQRAILARDATDGTVHLVWNNHRYRITDAAVIRSLFGARATAVAAGTAWLNGLPVGQDIGRIDVPGQGSPSTVLSGSSVGDIVYYPLSRGVQYYLVRADGLAPLTELQVRILSGQYSVTPREIPAAAANAAPTSTALAPAQGEAAPPSLPPELVTVPDGSDVTLCSQTHDARTDPVISVGGDASVLDAAISTSLESSTGTKLADRVLVPPGSVAVVRVLPSATATAGAYTLVTDTGLRYPVPDDKVLAQLGYSAASAVDMPAALVQRIPEGPTLNPAAAMVTAVP is encoded by the coding sequence GTGCCCACTCGTCGCGACCAGCTGCAGGCCTACCAGTTCATGATGCAGCGGGTCACCTCCGCGCTCATCGTGCACGAGACCGATCCGGAGCTGACGCCGTTGCGGCGCGGAGTGGGCGCGCTGTTCGCCGGGATCATGATCACGGTGCTGGTCGCCGCGGGTTTCGGCGTGTACGGCGTGTTCACCGGGGTCGGCGGCACGTCCTGGAAGACCGACGGTGCGGTGGTCATCGAGCGCGAGACGGGCGCGACGTTCGTCTACCGTTCCGGAGAGCTGCAGCCGACGCTGAACTACGCCTCCGCGCGGCTGCTGACCAGCGCCGAAAAGGCCGGTCCGTACCGCGTGTCCGGTGCGGACCTGGCGGGGCTGGCCCGCAGGCCCGCGGTCGGCATCCCCGGGGCGCCGGCCTCGCTGCCGCCCGCCGGCCGCGCCGCCGCGACGCCGTGGACGATGTGCTCGGTGCTGGGCCGCAACTTCGCCGGCGGGCCGATGACCACCACGACCCTGCTGGTGGGGCAGGCGATGCCCGGCGGCACCCCGCTGGGCCAGCGCGCGATCCTGGCCCGCGACGCCACGGACGGCACGGTCCACCTCGTGTGGAACAACCACCGCTACCGGATCACCGACGCCGCCGTGATCAGGTCCCTGTTCGGCGCCAGGGCCACGGCGGTGGCGGCCGGCACGGCCTGGTTGAACGGCCTGCCGGTGGGGCAGGACATCGGCCGGATCGACGTGCCAGGGCAGGGCTCGCCGTCCACAGTGCTCAGTGGGTCCAGCGTCGGTGACATCGTGTACTACCCGCTCTCCCGCGGCGTGCAGTACTACCTCGTCCGGGCCGACGGGCTGGCCCCGCTGACCGAGCTGCAGGTGCGGATCCTGTCCGGCCAGTACTCGGTGACGCCCAGGGAAATCCCCGCCGCGGCCGCGAACGCCGCGCCGACCAGCACGGCCCTGGCGCCGGCGCAGGGTGAGGCGGCACCGCCGTCGCTGCCCCCGGAGCTGGTCACCGTGCCCGACGGGTCCGACGTGACGCTCTGCTCGCAGACGCACGACGCCCGCACCGATCCGGTGATCTCGGTCGGTGGCGACGCGAGCGTCCTGGACGCCGCCATCAGCACCAGTCTGGAGAGCAGCACCGGCACCAAGCTGGCCGACCGGGTGCTGGTCCCGCCGGGTAGCGTCGCCGTGGTGCGGGTGCTGCCCTCGGCGACCGCCACCGCGGGGGCGTACACGCTCGTGACCGACACCGGCCTGCGGTACCCGGTGCCCGACGACAAAGTGCTGGCCCAGCTGGGGTATTCGGCGGCCTCGGCGGTGGACATGCCGGCCGCGCTGGTGCAGCGCATCCCGGAGGGCCCCACGCTCAACCCCGCCGCGGCCATGGTGACAGCGGTCCCGTAG
- the eccD gene encoding type VII secretion integral membrane protein EccD, whose translation MTSAMGTTLAKVSITTPKRGIDVALPENVPVAELLPYILRHAGEDAPDTGEQHGGWSLRRPTGERLDGRQTLAAQEVRDGEILHLVPGPVDWPEIEYDDVVEAIASGARRYGRSWGRAATRRAGLVIAAVLLCGGSLVSLSFEPPWLGAGLVALAAAVVLTALGIVVARAVPDAYAGAVFAGSALPYAFLGGYLPTAPDHLRLFGFGAPQLLLGMIAVLVFGIVGYLGVGAASRVFVAAIATGFFGALGALFGYWMAPDAAGALVLTIAIGLLPGYPWLSLRLGRVPLPALPQRPADLLNDEPQPATPAVFDAAARADELLTGLLSGGALISALAAIFLAAHGGGSRLLMLLLACAALLLRARLFPVPRQRIPLLAAGLWVFALLTRWCFGTAAGNVGSGLVLLALVVIALLVAAAGVVYSRKNPSPWLGRIADIVDVTAIVALIPFAGFITGFFAYVQGLMASIG comes from the coding sequence ATGACGTCGGCGATGGGCACGACCCTCGCGAAGGTGAGCATCACCACGCCCAAGCGCGGGATCGACGTCGCGCTCCCCGAGAACGTGCCGGTGGCCGAACTGCTGCCCTACATCCTGCGCCACGCGGGCGAGGACGCGCCGGACACCGGGGAGCAGCACGGCGGCTGGTCGCTGCGGCGCCCCACCGGTGAACGACTGGACGGCAGGCAGACGCTGGCCGCGCAGGAGGTGCGCGACGGCGAGATCCTGCACCTGGTCCCCGGTCCGGTCGACTGGCCCGAGATCGAGTACGACGACGTGGTCGAGGCCATCGCCAGCGGCGCGCGCCGGTACGGGCGCAGCTGGGGCCGCGCCGCCACCCGGCGGGCCGGGCTGGTCATCGCGGCCGTGCTGCTGTGCGGGGGCAGCCTGGTCTCGCTGTCGTTCGAACCACCCTGGCTCGGCGCCGGCCTGGTCGCGCTGGCCGCCGCGGTGGTCCTGACCGCGCTGGGCATCGTGGTGGCCCGCGCGGTGCCGGACGCCTACGCGGGCGCGGTGTTCGCCGGTTCGGCGCTGCCGTACGCGTTCCTCGGCGGTTACCTGCCGACCGCGCCGGACCACCTGCGGCTGTTCGGGTTCGGTGCGCCGCAGCTGCTGCTCGGCATGATCGCGGTGCTGGTCTTCGGCATCGTCGGTTACCTGGGCGTCGGCGCGGCGAGCCGGGTGTTCGTCGCGGCGATCGCCACCGGGTTCTTCGGCGCGCTGGGGGCGCTGTTCGGCTACTGGATGGCCCCGGACGCGGCCGGTGCGCTGGTCCTGACCATCGCGATCGGCCTGCTGCCCGGGTATCCGTGGCTGTCGCTGCGGCTGGGCCGCGTCCCGCTGCCCGCGCTCCCGCAGCGTCCGGCCGACCTGCTCAACGACGAGCCGCAGCCGGCCACGCCCGCGGTGTTCGACGCGGCCGCCCGCGCCGACGAGCTGCTCACCGGCCTGCTCTCCGGTGGCGCCCTGATCAGCGCGCTCGCCGCGATCTTCCTCGCCGCGCACGGTGGCGGCTCCCGGCTGCTGATGCTGCTGCTCGCGTGCGCGGCGCTGCTGCTGCGCGCCCGGCTGTTCCCGGTGCCGCGGCAGCGGATCCCGCTGCTGGCCGCCGGGCTGTGGGTGTTCGCGCTGCTCACCCGCTGGTGCTTCGGCACCGCCGCCGGAAACGTCGGGTCCGGGCTGGTCCTGCTGGCGCTGGTGGTGATCGCGTTGCTGGTCGCGGCCGCCGGGGTGGTGTACAGCCGCAAGAACCCCTCGCCCTGGCTCGGCCGGATCGCCGACATCGTGGACGTCACCGCTATCGTGGCCCTGATCCCGTTCGCGGGCTTCATCACCGGATTCTTCGCATATGTCCAGGGCCTGATGGCCTCGATCGGCTGA
- the eccCa gene encoding type VII secretion protein EccCa yields the protein MGTIIVKRPLRRPAPDLPSGDVVLDPPPENPPPGGKSWTRVLMILPMLAGTGGMALLIGAGRSGPLMYVAGAMYGIAVLGMILFQIISQGGQGASKQEMIASRRRYMRRLSQLRAQVRDTIEQQRRAMFYRHPDPARLWSTAQSARLWERRPGDWDFTVIRIGLGSQELATPLVPPETKPIDELEPLCAMALRKFVTTYSTVPDLPVAVALRGFSRIHLTGDDDRKRALARALVAQLGTFHAPSDVLTAFCVRDRELWDWAKWLPHALHPAKTDAVGQIRLVAPSVTALEAMLDDVVANRPRFNPGTQPIEGSTHVVVVVDGGDTGGSEHLMIEGGVEGVTVVDLSGEPPRLLDAATLVLDIAPDGHLTSRTMDGAGDIGTADALGIEEMRGLVRTLAPLRLSALTASEQPLSGSLELTDLLGLGDPYEFDLARSWEARSNRDRLRVPIGITADGRPMELDLKESAQDGMGPHGLLVGATGSGKSELLRTLVLALAVTHDSEILNFVLVDFKGGATFTKLDRLPHTSAVITNLADELHLVDRMLDAIGGELVRRQELLRKAGNYGSQRDYEKARTAGAPLDPLPALLIVVDEFSELLTARPDFIDMFVQIGRVGRSLGVHLLLASQRLEEGRLRGLDSHLSYRIALRTFSAMESRVVLGTPDAFQLPRSPGNGFLKTGVDELTRFKAAYVSGVHQRGTVQRTDDEGRQIDPVQDYSTAYLRPRLAEQPLEPARRESDDLGETLMDVLVARLEGQGAPAHQVWLPPLEQPPTLDKLLEPLVHDPDRGLTTGQTEYLGALHAAAGVIDRPADQRRDVCWLDLSGAGGSVAIVGGPQSGKSTVIRTIIGSLALTHTPAEVQFFCLDFGGGGLTAMRELAHVGGVATRRDVDRVRRSIAEARTLLAEREQRFAEHGIDGMGTYRKLLRDGRFPEDRFGDLFLVVDGWGTLRSEFEDLEPGVTELINRGLAFGIHIVASANRWMDLRMNVRDMFGSRIELRLGDPVDSVIGRRQAAGVPEQSPGRGLAPDGMHFLSGVPRIDGQETAAGLAEAVNQFVHTVSGAWAGPRAPRVRLLPAELPYAELPAPGAAGIPIGISETDLRPVHLDFAADPHLILFGDVESGKSTFLRALAKSIMTRYSPAEAQIALIDFRRSMLGLIPDEYLIGYATTSGTVQEMTRLTIDAMQNRLPGGDITPEQLRSRSWWTGPELFILVDDYDLVAPNPHDNPLTKLLEFMTQGRDIGLHLVVTRRTGGAARAMFDPVIARIRDLASPGILMSGSREEGPLLGNIKPQKLPPGRGWFITRGAGAQLVQLAHLPADE from the coding sequence TTGGGAACGATCATAGTCAAGCGGCCACTCCGGCGGCCCGCGCCTGACCTGCCCTCGGGCGACGTGGTGCTCGATCCCCCACCGGAGAACCCGCCGCCCGGCGGCAAGAGCTGGACGCGGGTGCTGATGATCCTGCCGATGCTCGCCGGCACCGGCGGCATGGCGCTGCTGATCGGCGCCGGCCGGTCCGGCCCCCTGATGTACGTCGCCGGCGCCATGTACGGCATCGCGGTGCTGGGCATGATCCTGTTCCAGATCATCAGCCAGGGCGGGCAGGGCGCGAGCAAGCAGGAGATGATCGCCAGCCGCCGCCGGTACATGCGGCGGCTGTCGCAGCTGCGTGCCCAGGTGCGGGACACGATCGAGCAGCAGCGCCGCGCGATGTTCTACCGCCACCCGGACCCGGCGCGGCTGTGGTCGACCGCGCAGAGCGCGCGGTTGTGGGAGCGGCGGCCGGGCGACTGGGACTTCACCGTGATCCGGATCGGGCTGGGTTCGCAGGAGCTGGCCACGCCGCTGGTGCCGCCGGAGACCAAGCCGATCGACGAGCTGGAGCCGCTGTGCGCGATGGCGCTGCGGAAGTTCGTCACCACCTACTCCACCGTGCCGGACCTGCCGGTGGCGGTCGCGCTGCGCGGGTTCTCCCGGATCCACCTGACCGGCGACGACGACCGCAAGCGTGCGCTGGCCCGCGCGCTGGTGGCCCAGCTGGGCACGTTCCACGCGCCGAGCGACGTGCTGACCGCGTTTTGCGTGCGCGACCGAGAGCTGTGGGACTGGGCCAAGTGGCTGCCGCACGCGCTGCACCCGGCCAAGACCGACGCCGTCGGCCAGATCCGGCTGGTCGCCCCCAGCGTCACCGCGCTGGAGGCGATGCTCGATGACGTGGTGGCCAACCGGCCGCGGTTCAACCCGGGCACCCAGCCGATCGAGGGCTCGACGCACGTGGTGGTGGTCGTCGACGGCGGCGACACCGGCGGCTCGGAGCACCTGATGATCGAGGGCGGGGTCGAGGGCGTCACGGTCGTCGACCTCTCCGGCGAGCCGCCGCGCCTGCTCGACGCGGCCACGCTGGTCCTGGACATCGCCCCGGACGGGCACCTGACGAGCCGCACCATGGACGGCGCCGGTGACATCGGCACCGCCGACGCGCTGGGCATCGAGGAGATGCGCGGCCTGGTGCGCACCCTGGCACCGCTGCGGCTGTCCGCGCTGACCGCGAGCGAGCAGCCGCTGTCCGGGTCGCTGGAGCTCACCGACCTGCTCGGCCTTGGCGACCCGTACGAGTTCGACCTCGCCAGGAGCTGGGAGGCGAGGTCCAACCGGGACCGGCTGCGGGTGCCGATCGGCATCACCGCCGACGGCAGGCCGATGGAACTGGACCTCAAGGAGTCCGCGCAGGACGGCATGGGCCCGCACGGCCTGCTCGTCGGCGCCACCGGGTCCGGCAAGTCCGAGCTGCTGCGGACGCTGGTGCTGGCGCTGGCCGTCACCCACGACTCGGAAATCCTCAACTTCGTGCTGGTCGACTTCAAGGGTGGCGCCACCTTCACCAAGCTGGACCGGCTGCCGCACACCAGCGCCGTGATCACCAACCTGGCCGACGAGCTGCACCTGGTGGACCGCATGCTCGACGCGATCGGCGGCGAGCTGGTGCGCAGGCAGGAGCTGCTGCGCAAGGCGGGCAACTACGGTTCGCAGCGCGACTACGAGAAGGCCCGCACCGCCGGCGCGCCGCTCGATCCGCTGCCCGCGCTGCTGATCGTGGTGGACGAGTTCTCCGAACTGCTCACCGCGCGGCCGGACTTCATCGACATGTTCGTCCAGATCGGACGCGTCGGCCGGTCGCTCGGGGTGCACCTGCTGCTCGCTTCGCAGCGGCTGGAGGAGGGACGGCTGCGCGGGCTGGACTCGCACCTGTCCTACCGCATCGCGCTGCGCACCTTCTCGGCCATGGAGAGCCGGGTCGTGCTCGGCACCCCGGACGCGTTCCAGCTCCCCCGCTCCCCCGGCAACGGCTTCCTCAAGACCGGGGTGGACGAGCTGACCCGGTTCAAGGCGGCGTACGTGTCGGGTGTGCACCAGCGCGGCACCGTGCAGCGCACCGACGACGAAGGCCGCCAGATCGATCCGGTGCAGGACTACTCCACGGCCTACCTGCGGCCGCGGCTGGCGGAGCAGCCGCTGGAGCCGGCGCGGCGCGAGTCCGACGACCTCGGCGAGACGCTGATGGACGTGCTGGTGGCCCGGCTGGAGGGGCAGGGCGCGCCGGCGCACCAGGTGTGGCTGCCGCCGCTGGAGCAGCCCCCGACGCTGGACAAGCTGCTGGAACCGCTGGTGCACGATCCGGACCGGGGTCTGACCACCGGGCAGACCGAGTACCTCGGCGCCCTGCACGCCGCGGCAGGGGTCATCGACCGGCCGGCGGACCAGCGCCGCGACGTCTGCTGGCTGGACCTGTCGGGCGCGGGCGGCAGCGTCGCCATCGTCGGTGGCCCGCAGAGCGGCAAGAGCACCGTGATCCGCACGATCATCGGCAGCCTCGCACTCACCCACACCCCGGCCGAGGTGCAGTTCTTCTGCCTCGACTTCGGTGGCGGTGGCCTCACCGCGATGCGCGAGCTGGCACACGTCGGCGGGGTGGCGACGCGGCGCGACGTCGACCGGGTGCGGCGCAGCATCGCGGAAGCCCGAACCCTTCTCGCCGAACGGGAACAGCGGTTCGCCGAGCACGGCATCGACGGGATGGGGACCTACCGCAAACTCCTCCGGGACGGCCGGTTCCCGGAGGACCGGTTCGGCGACCTGTTCCTCGTCGTCGACGGCTGGGGCACCCTGCGGTCGGAGTTCGAGGACCTGGAGCCGGGCGTCACCGAGCTGATCAACCGCGGCCTGGCGTTCGGGATCCACATCGTCGCCAGCGCCAACCGGTGGATGGACCTGCGGATGAACGTCCGCGACATGTTCGGCAGCCGGATCGAGCTGCGGCTGGGCGACCCGGTCGATTCGGTGATCGGGCGACGGCAGGCGGCCGGTGTCCCCGAGCAGTCCCCCGGACGCGGCCTCGCGCCCGACGGCATGCACTTCCTGTCCGGCGTGCCCCGCATCGACGGGCAGGAGACCGCGGCCGGCCTGGCGGAGGCGGTCAACCAGTTCGTGCACACGGTCAGCGGTGCGTGGGCCGGGCCGCGTGCTCCGCGGGTCCGCCTGCTGCCCGCCGAACTGCCTTACGCCGAGCTGCCCGCGCCCGGCGCGGCGGGGATCCCGATCGGCATCTCCGAGACCGACCTGCGGCCGGTGCACCTCGACTTCGCCGCCGATCCCCACCTGATCCTGTTCGGTGACGTCGAGTCCGGCAAGAGCACCTTCCTGCGGGCGCTGGCGAAGAGCATCATGACGCGCTACTCCCCGGCCGAGGCGCAGATCGCGCTGATCGACTTCCGGCGGAGCATGCTCGGGCTCATCCCGGACGAGTACTTGATCGGTTATGCGACGACGAGCGGAACCGTTCAGGAAATGACGCGTCTGACCATCGACGCGATGCAGAACCGGCTGCCGGGAGGTGACATCACGCCCGAGCAGCTCCGCTCCCGCAGCTGGTGGACCGGGCCGGAGCTGTTCATCCTGGTCGACGACTACGACCTGGTCGCCCCGAACCCGCACGACAACCCGCTGACCAAGCTGCTGGAGTTCATGACCCAGGGCCGGGACATCGGGCTGCACCTGGTGGTCACGCGCCGCACGGGTGGCGCCGCGCGGGCGATGTTCGACCCGGTCATCGCCCGGATCCGGGACCTCGCCTCGCCGGGGATCCTGATGTCGGGCAGCCGCGAGGAGGGGCCGCTGCTGGGCAACATCAAGCCCCAGAAGCTGCCCCCGGGCCGCGGCTGGTTCATCACGCGTGGTGCGGGCGCGCAGCTGGTCCAGCTCGCGCACCTGCCCGCCGACGAGTAG
- a CDS encoding WXG100 family type VII secretion target, whose product MADEDDPYFGYNENSLEPGYVAPPFLPGYKPPANPFISKPPAFYYSDGWKGNDNGRGDDNGAAGGDSSGQIDNADIDVINKWIMGEQPGTTAERAQQWSNVAQLLQDTAQALHDQTQTLAEHWESPGAKAVFLEKVGMTLAYLRVWEDAAIKNSVALHGLSNVMYEAQAEMRVLYQEYAAVTGALQYLADQPGVGTQYGYYKVMPQRKVDETKDEYTDKARKLAHKYAGEYSPYIATLQAGHAKALDPINAIAHPEALGVDLPDVPPPGAPPGAPGGPPPGAPPGGPNGAPPGGPKNRTPPTGTPPGGPKHPPKNFTNRPPGPGGPKTPPGTPPAAPPPAPKNLVPPGTPPPATPPAPAPATPPPGTPPPAFAGLPPGLLPNGFRGGKIPPASFGGNKPSPGLFDGSKAPNAAPPTLGSTSPDTSAGAPPGGFPSSSAPNSLYPPGTITPPPGGQVPENPKEKSPGANQPGIPSYGEQSFTDHLEMEAKSAAQQQASAAPPPSLPPGSSAPGSTAGEKTGSPSGLPGHTEQSPAFQAPPSTTPPVLGNDKKRKQRAGSKAEAPAVPQDGPGLGAPPVLSNPHRKPPEKTFTEKQRERKRAPRPAVPGSEFAANLPAGIAPVFDGRFSTEEYVVGPAGEIPSVLQAAAPVVSAPDRHAKPVVHADRATRVAKPAEKTPVREDTAFEVETPGGPVVAGGQEERRQSPAGPSPLDGRT is encoded by the coding sequence ATGGCGGACGAGGACGACCCGTATTTCGGGTACAACGAGAACTCCCTCGAGCCCGGTTACGTCGCGCCGCCGTTCCTGCCGGGCTACAAGCCACCGGCCAACCCGTTCATCTCCAAGCCGCCGGCGTTCTACTACTCCGACGGCTGGAAGGGCAATGACAACGGCCGGGGGGACGACAACGGCGCCGCCGGGGGCGACAGCTCCGGCCAGATCGACAACGCCGACATCGACGTCATCAACAAGTGGATCATGGGCGAGCAGCCCGGCACCACGGCCGAACGCGCGCAGCAGTGGTCGAACGTCGCGCAGCTGCTGCAGGACACCGCCCAGGCCCTGCACGACCAGACCCAGACCCTCGCGGAACACTGGGAGTCGCCCGGCGCGAAGGCGGTGTTCCTGGAGAAGGTCGGCATGACGCTGGCCTACCTGCGGGTGTGGGAGGACGCGGCGATCAAGAACTCGGTCGCGCTGCACGGCCTGTCCAACGTCATGTACGAGGCGCAGGCCGAAATGCGGGTCCTGTACCAGGAGTACGCCGCCGTCACGGGCGCCTTGCAGTACCTGGCCGACCAGCCGGGCGTGGGCACACAGTACGGCTACTACAAGGTCATGCCGCAGCGCAAGGTCGACGAGACGAAGGACGAGTACACCGACAAGGCGCGGAAGCTGGCGCACAAGTACGCCGGTGAGTACTCGCCCTACATCGCCACACTCCAGGCGGGACACGCGAAGGCGCTGGACCCGATCAACGCGATCGCGCACCCGGAGGCACTGGGGGTGGACCTGCCGGACGTGCCGCCGCCGGGTGCTCCGCCGGGCGCTCCGGGTGGGCCGCCGCCGGGTGCGCCGCCCGGAGGTCCGAACGGGGCGCCGCCCGGGGGCCCGAAGAACCGCACGCCGCCGACCGGTACACCGCCCGGGGGCCCGAAGCACCCGCCGAAGAACTTCACGAACCGGCCGCCCGGGCCGGGTGGCCCGAAGACGCCGCCGGGTACCCCGCCCGCCGCACCGCCCCCGGCGCCGAAGAACCTGGTGCCGCCGGGTACGCCCCCGCCCGCGACGCCACCGGCTCCCGCCCCCGCGACGCCACCGCCGGGCACGCCGCCGCCCGCGTTCGCCGGCCTGCCGCCGGGTTTGCTGCCCAACGGCTTCCGCGGCGGCAAGATCCCGCCCGCGTCGTTCGGCGGTAACAAGCCGTCGCCGGGCCTGTTCGACGGGTCGAAGGCGCCGAACGCCGCGCCGCCGACGCTCGGCTCCACCTCGCCGGACACCTCCGCCGGTGCCCCGCCCGGTGGCTTCCCGTCGTCGTCGGCGCCGAACAGCCTCTACCCGCCGGGCACGATCACGCCGCCACCGGGCGGTCAGGTGCCGGAGAATCCGAAGGAGAAGTCCCCGGGTGCGAACCAGCCCGGGATTCCCTCCTACGGCGAGCAGTCCTTCACCGACCACCTGGAGATGGAGGCGAAGAGCGCCGCCCAGCAGCAGGCGTCCGCCGCGCCGCCGCCTTCGCTGCCGCCGGGCTCGTCGGCGCCCGGCTCCACCGCGGGGGAGAAAACCGGGTCACCATCGGGTCTGCCCGGGCACACCGAGCAGTCACCCGCTTTCCAGGCGCCGCCGAGCACCACCCCACCGGTGCTGGGCAACGACAAGAAGCGCAAACAGCGCGCCGGCAGCAAGGCCGAGGCGCCGGCCGTGCCGCAGGACGGGCCGGGGCTGGGCGCGCCGCCGGTGCTGTCCAACCCGCACCGCAAACCACCGGAGAAGACGTTCACCGAGAAGCAGCGTGAGCGCAAGCGGGCGCCGCGGCCGGCGGTGCCCGGGTCGGAGTTCGCGGCGAACCTGCCGGCCGGGATCGCCCCGGTGTTCGACGGCCGCTTCTCCACGGAGGAATACGTGGTCGGTCCGGCCGGGGAGATCCCGTCGGTGCTGCAGGCGGCCGCGCCCGTGGTGTCCGCACCGGACCGGCACGCCAAGCCGGTCGTGCACGCCGACCGCGCCACCCGGGTGGCCAAGCCGGCCGAGAAGACGCCGGTCCGGGAGGACACGGCCTTCGAGGTGGAGACGCCGGGCGGCCCCGTCGTCGCGGGCGGCCAGGAGGAGCGGCGGCAGAGTCCGGCCGGACCGTCCCCTCTGGACGGACGGACCTGA